In Gemmatimonadota bacterium, the following proteins share a genomic window:
- a CDS encoding sulfite exporter TauE/SafE family protein: protein MFIAALGFALVIGILLGMLGGGGSILTVPVLIYALGFDPKLAIAMSLPIVGFTSAIGAWRHWRAGNVDVRQALLFGIVAMTGAYAAGRASRGIDPRIQLAILGVAMTGAAISMLHSASNDAAARPAETKSSPWFLYGVGLAVGVLTGVVGVGGGFLIVPALVVLGGIPMRQAVGTSLMVIAMNCAAGFAGQAGHQPIDWRFVATFSVVATGGIVSGAMLLSYVKQQTLKRAFAVLLLMIAALILWQNRSLLGLS, encoded by the coding sequence ATGTTCATTGCGGCCCTCGGCTTTGCACTCGTCATCGGCATCCTTCTCGGAATGCTGGGCGGTGGTGGTTCTATTCTCACGGTGCCGGTGCTCATCTACGCGCTCGGATTCGACCCCAAGCTCGCCATCGCCATGAGCCTCCCGATTGTGGGGTTCACGAGTGCCATCGGTGCTTGGCGTCACTGGCGCGCGGGCAACGTCGATGTGCGCCAAGCCTTGCTATTCGGCATCGTGGCAATGACGGGCGCGTATGCCGCGGGCCGCGCCTCTCGTGGCATCGACCCGCGAATCCAACTTGCCATTCTTGGCGTGGCAATGACCGGCGCCGCGATCTCGATGTTGCATTCCGCGTCCAATGACGCTGCTGCGCGCCCGGCGGAGACCAAGAGCTCACCGTGGTTTCTCTACGGAGTCGGACTCGCCGTCGGCGTCCTCACTGGCGTGGTGGGTGTTGGCGGCGGATTCCTTATCGTACCGGCACTCGTCGTTCTCGGCGGCATCCCCATGCGCCAAGCCGTCGGCACTTCGCTGATGGTCATTGCCATGAACTGCGCTGCCGGCTTTGCTGGGCAGGCGGGTCACCAGCCCATCGACTGGCGTTTCGTTGCCACATTCAGCGTGGTAGCCACCGGCGGTATTGTCAGTGGTGCGATGTTGCTCTCGTACGTGAAACAGCAAACACTCAAGCGCGCGTTCGCCGTACTGCTCCTTATGATTGCCGCTCTTATTCTTTGGCAAAACCGCTCCCTTCTCGGTCTCTCATGA
- a CDS encoding MBL fold metallo-hydrolase encodes MIFRRFFDAGLAQASYLIGCESTKDAIVIDPNRDVEQYIAAAAAEKLHIRYVTDTHIHADYVSGARELAHLTGAALHLSAEGGNDWQYAFAAQDGVALLHDGDVLRIGRIRVDVLHTPGHTPEHLAFLVTDEAMSDRPVGIVSGDFVFVGDVGRPDLLERAANFADTMRDSARVLHRSLERFRALPDYLQLWPGHGAGSACGKALGAMPQSTIGYEKIANWALAPRSEEAFVEEVLAGQPEPPTYFADMKRINRDGAPMLNGLPHPPMLDGAVLADTLASGTLVIDTRSTDAYAAGFVPGTLNVPLSKAFSTYAGWFVPYDTPVCFIADSSADADLAARELAMIGLDHFAGWFPASAVGDWATGGRTLGEVEQRHVSDITLPISNDVVVIDVRNRSEWEHGHIPGAIHIPMGHLPRRLAEIPRGRPIVVHCQGGSRSAIGSSVLLRSGIDDVHNLRGGFAEWERQGKPIVLD; translated from the coding sequence ATGATCTTTCGACGCTTTTTTGACGCCGGCCTCGCGCAGGCGAGCTATCTCATTGGCTGCGAAAGCACCAAAGACGCCATTGTCATAGATCCCAACCGCGACGTTGAGCAGTACATCGCTGCCGCGGCCGCCGAAAAACTTCACATCCGCTATGTCACCGACACACATATCCATGCGGATTATGTGTCAGGCGCGCGCGAACTCGCCCACCTCACCGGCGCGGCGCTCCATCTGTCGGCAGAGGGTGGCAACGACTGGCAATACGCCTTTGCCGCGCAGGATGGTGTCGCGCTGCTCCACGACGGCGACGTCCTCCGTATTGGACGCATTCGCGTGGATGTCCTACACACGCCGGGACACACGCCTGAACATCTTGCCTTTTTGGTGACGGATGAAGCGATGAGCGATCGCCCCGTGGGGATTGTGAGTGGCGATTTCGTATTTGTTGGCGATGTCGGACGCCCCGACTTGCTCGAACGCGCGGCCAACTTCGCCGATACCATGCGGGACTCCGCACGGGTCCTCCATCGATCGCTCGAACGTTTCCGCGCGCTCCCCGACTATCTCCAACTCTGGCCTGGCCACGGCGCCGGCTCGGCGTGCGGCAAGGCGCTTGGCGCGATGCCGCAATCCACCATTGGGTACGAAAAAATCGCAAACTGGGCCCTCGCCCCACGGAGCGAAGAGGCATTCGTCGAAGAAGTACTCGCCGGCCAGCCCGAGCCCCCGACGTATTTCGCCGATATGAAGCGCATCAATCGCGATGGTGCGCCCATGCTGAACGGCTTGCCGCACCCACCGATGCTTGATGGCGCCGTGCTTGCCGATACACTCGCCAGCGGCACGCTGGTCATCGACACGCGGAGCACCGATGCCTACGCCGCAGGGTTTGTCCCCGGCACACTGAACGTCCCGCTCAGCAAAGCGTTCTCGACCTACGCTGGGTGGTTCGTGCCCTACGATACGCCCGTCTGTTTCATCGCGGACTCCAGCGCCGACGCCGATCTCGCCGCCCGCGAGCTCGCGATGATCGGCCTCGATCACTTCGCGGGGTGGTTCCCGGCGAGCGCCGTCGGCGACTGGGCCACCGGCGGCCGCACCCTCGGAGAGGTGGAGCAGCGACACGTTAGCGACATCACACTGCCGATCAGTAACGACGTCGTCGTGATCGATGTGCGCAATCGCTCGGAGTGGGAACACGGCCATATCCCCGGCGCCATCCATATACCGATGGGCCACCTACCGCGTCGACTCGCCGAAATTCCGCGCGGACGGCCGATCGTTGTGCACTGCCAAGGCGGATCCCGTTCGGCGATCGGCTCAAGTGTCCTTCTCCGGAGCGGCATCGATGATGTGCACAACCTGCGCGGCGGTTTCGCGGAGTGGGAACGGCAGGGGAAACCCATCGTTCTCGACTAG
- a CDS encoding ATP-binding protein, which translates to MDDRHHALDAATRQVFTGITRYTWIAFVALLAISAAELAVFASHRQSRTFALRSRDAVRLARTAELAAADRDANLRLYLLSHQKALLAREDTDRITLQSSLDSLELMTAGQTAQQRRVRDIARSLAAWESGFAEPVRTGQPLNAAASTVLFQPVRQRLADLVAIEEEAFDVHVLRDESSAGMGAAIMLLPLLALAIIVVALGRNVRAQALELLDQHQQVRLQSGELETQVARLKKANREQAFAVAAAEDAREQARHDALERSRATAMLDAALASAPMGFAFVDRNQRYVTVNRALAALRGVNPESLMGCAVADALPPELATAVSEQIAEVLETLRPHLNVRVESPPVGGHRLSWIVSCYPVLASGDDLRGVGVMIVDITDRAELEEQIRQSQKMEAVGRLAGGVAHDFNNLLTVIRSYGDLVLLETAESDPRHEDLLEIRSAADRAATLARQLLAFSRKQVLIPKILDLNEIVTGLESMVSRLLPEAVRRELRLGTDLYRIKVDPGHMEQVLLNLVINAADAMPKGGQLTVATTNIVLDAEEAARAPDAAAGEYVLVSVSDTGTGMDDATLHRIFEPFFTTKPTGKGTGLGLSTVYGIVKQAGGFIRVTSVVGQGTTFRVYFPRTRDLPARPARSREPGAPVEYATVLIVEDETGVRSTLSRILQRTGYATLEAAHGGAAMRLAKEHPQRIDLVISDLMMPGMNGQEFIERFSGLHPESQVLFMSGFTDDEVLSKGLSKQKNFIEKPFTVEQITSKVRDALERT; encoded by the coding sequence ATGGACGACAGGCACCACGCACTCGACGCGGCAACGCGTCAGGTGTTCACCGGCATCACACGCTACACGTGGATCGCGTTCGTCGCGCTCCTCGCGATTAGCGCGGCAGAGCTGGCGGTGTTTGCCTCGCATCGGCAGTCGCGCACCTTCGCGCTTCGGAGCCGTGATGCGGTACGACTAGCCCGAACGGCTGAACTCGCCGCCGCCGATCGTGACGCCAATCTTCGGCTGTACCTCCTGTCGCACCAGAAGGCACTCCTCGCGCGCGAAGATACCGACCGCATCACGTTACAGAGCTCGCTCGACTCGCTCGAACTCATGACCGCTGGTCAGACGGCCCAACAGCGGCGCGTGCGCGACATCGCGCGTTCGTTGGCCGCGTGGGAGAGCGGGTTCGCCGAACCGGTCCGCACAGGACAGCCGCTCAACGCCGCGGCCAGCACGGTGCTTTTCCAGCCGGTTCGACAACGCCTCGCTGACCTCGTGGCCATCGAAGAAGAGGCGTTCGACGTGCACGTACTGCGAGACGAGTCGTCGGCCGGCATGGGTGCGGCAATCATGCTACTCCCCCTTCTCGCGCTCGCCATCATCGTCGTAGCCCTCGGCCGAAACGTGCGAGCACAAGCGCTGGAACTCCTCGATCAGCATCAGCAGGTGCGATTGCAGTCCGGTGAACTCGAAACGCAGGTAGCCCGTCTCAAAAAAGCAAACCGCGAACAAGCCTTTGCCGTGGCCGCCGCGGAGGATGCCCGCGAGCAAGCGCGACACGACGCCCTCGAGCGCTCGCGCGCCACGGCCATGCTCGACGCAGCACTCGCCAGCGCCCCGATGGGCTTTGCCTTTGTAGATCGGAATCAGCGCTACGTCACCGTGAACCGCGCACTCGCCGCCCTGCGTGGCGTGAATCCGGAGTCGCTGATGGGGTGTGCGGTCGCCGACGCCCTTCCTCCGGAGTTGGCCACGGCGGTGTCCGAACAAATCGCCGAGGTGCTCGAAACGCTCCGTCCACACCTCAACGTGCGCGTCGAATCACCGCCGGTCGGCGGCCATCGCCTGTCCTGGATCGTGAGCTGCTATCCCGTGCTCGCTAGCGGCGATGATCTCCGAGGCGTGGGAGTCATGATCGTGGACATCACCGATCGTGCCGAACTCGAAGAACAGATCCGGCAGTCGCAGAAGATGGAGGCCGTTGGTCGCCTCGCCGGCGGTGTGGCGCACGACTTCAATAACCTCCTCACCGTCATTCGGAGTTACGGCGATCTCGTATTACTCGAGACCGCAGAATCCGATCCGCGGCACGAGGATCTCCTTGAGATCCGGAGCGCGGCCGATCGCGCTGCCACGCTTGCGCGGCAGCTTCTCGCCTTCAGCCGCAAGCAGGTGCTCATTCCAAAAATTCTCGATCTCAATGAAATCGTCACCGGCCTCGAATCCATGGTCAGTCGATTGCTGCCCGAGGCCGTCCGGCGAGAACTCCGCCTCGGCACCGACCTCTATCGCATCAAGGTCGATCCCGGGCACATGGAGCAGGTGCTTCTCAACCTCGTGATCAATGCCGCCGACGCCATGCCTAAGGGCGGGCAGCTCACGGTGGCCACGACGAACATCGTCCTCGATGCGGAAGAAGCGGCGCGCGCACCCGACGCGGCGGCGGGCGAGTATGTACTCGTATCCGTCAGCGATACCGGTACCGGAATGGATGACGCAACACTCCACCGAATCTTCGAACCGTTCTTCACCACCAAACCGACGGGCAAAGGCACCGGACTCGGCCTCAGTACGGTGTATGGCATCGTCAAGCAGGCGGGTGGATTCATACGGGTCACGAGCGTCGTCGGTCAGGGCACGACCTTCCGCGTCTACTTCCCGCGCACCCGCGATCTCCCCGCACGCCCAGCACGGAGCCGCGAACCCGGCGCACCCGTGGAGTACGCCACCGTGCTCATCGTCGAAGACGAAACGGGCGTCCGCTCCACACTGTCGCGCATTCTGCAACGCACCGGCTACGCCACGCTCGAAGCGGCCCACGGTGGCGCCGCGATGCGACTGGCCAAGGAACACCCGCAGCGCATCGACCTCGTCATCAGCGACCTGATGATGCCGGGGATGAATGGTCAGGAGTTCATTGAACGATTCTCCGGGCTGCATCCGGAGTCCCAGGTGTTGTTCATGTCGGGCTTCACGGACGACGAGGTCCTGAGCAAGGGACTCTCGAAACAGAAGAATTTCATTGAGAAGCCGTTCACCGTTGAACAAATCACGAGCAAAGTGCGTGACGCACTTGAGAGGACATAG
- a CDS encoding EAL domain-containing response regulator translates to MQISEFASTRVLIVDDQEHVRRWVRSVLKGAGITDVTEATDGKGAFDIVTRKDERFDLILCDLRMPGRDGIETIRSLSPLHLDTAIAIMSIEEERVIETAGILAEVQGLHLLGTVSKPLTAAKLTPLLERMREHETQRRSPAAAATVIEPALEHELRSAFELGELTMAYQPKIRMLTGEFAGVEALVRWNHPQRGLLSPAFFVPALEASDEFSPWLTDFVLEHAISTAGRWRQSGRELPVAINLSVRAFDQLDLPERVELYARDAGVPAEWITLEITETQVERDEIRLLDVATRLRLKGFNLSIDDFGTGQSGLSKLHRLPFNELKIDRQFVHGASHSSTQRSVVEASLALARSLRMTAVAEGIQQRPDWDLLVGLGCEVMQGFFVARPMSEEGLTAWTAHWKSTAGERLQ, encoded by the coding sequence ATGCAGATCAGCGAGTTCGCCTCCACCCGCGTGCTCATCGTCGACGACCAGGAACATGTGCGTCGCTGGGTTCGCTCCGTACTCAAAGGCGCCGGTATCACCGACGTCACCGAGGCCACCGACGGCAAGGGCGCCTTCGACATCGTCACCCGAAAGGATGAACGCTTCGACCTCATTCTCTGCGACCTCCGGATGCCCGGCCGCGACGGAATCGAGACGATCCGCAGCCTCTCACCGCTGCATCTCGATACGGCCATCGCCATCATGAGTATCGAAGAAGAGCGCGTCATCGAAACCGCCGGTATCCTCGCCGAAGTGCAGGGGCTACACCTGCTCGGTACCGTCTCCAAACCCCTCACGGCCGCCAAACTCACCCCGCTCCTTGAGCGGATGCGTGAGCACGAAACGCAGCGCCGGTCGCCAGCAGCGGCGGCCACCGTGATCGAACCAGCCCTTGAGCATGAGCTGCGCTCGGCCTTCGAGCTCGGCGAGCTGACGATGGCCTATCAACCCAAGATCCGGATGCTCACCGGTGAATTCGCCGGCGTTGAGGCGCTCGTGCGCTGGAATCACCCGCAACGCGGGTTGCTCAGTCCGGCGTTCTTTGTGCCGGCCCTTGAAGCCTCCGATGAGTTCTCCCCTTGGCTCACCGACTTTGTACTCGAACACGCCATCAGCACGGCGGGACGTTGGCGACAGTCCGGGCGCGAACTTCCAGTGGCGATCAATCTGTCGGTGCGGGCCTTCGACCAGCTCGACCTCCCCGAACGCGTCGAACTCTACGCCCGCGATGCCGGTGTCCCCGCCGAGTGGATCACACTCGAAATCACCGAAACGCAGGTAGAACGCGACGAAATTCGCCTGCTCGACGTCGCCACCCGTCTCCGGCTCAAGGGCTTCAATCTCTCGATCGATGACTTCGGCACGGGGCAGTCCGGGCTCTCCAAGCTGCACCGGCTCCCCTTCAATGAGCTAAAAATCGACCGCCAGTTCGTCCACGGCGCTTCGCATTCAAGCACACAGCGCTCAGTGGTCGAGGCAAGCCTGGCTCTCGCGCGCAGCTTGCGCATGACGGCCGTCGCCGAGGGAATTCAGCAGCGCCCAGACTGGGATCTGCTGGTCGGGCTTGGCTGTGAGGTCATGCAGGGGTTCTTCGTCGCGAGGCCGATGTCCGAGGAGGGACTCACCGCGTGGACGGCGCACTGGAAGAGCACTGCGGGTGAGCGGCTGCAGTGA
- a CDS encoding rhodanese-like domain-containing protein, protein MPSFQQQPIDHIIDVRSKLEFWLGHVPGAVCMPVDGIHETLPARTEIARNARILVYCASGGRSAAARETLQRLGYTRVVNGGAMTNVTANLSS, encoded by the coding sequence ATGCCGTCGTTTCAGCAGCAGCCGATTGATCACATCATTGATGTTCGTTCGAAGCTTGAGTTTTGGCTCGGGCATGTGCCGGGCGCGGTGTGTATGCCGGTGGACGGCATTCACGAGACGTTGCCGGCGCGCACCGAAATTGCGCGCAATGCGCGCATCTTGGTGTACTGCGCGAGTGGCGGACGTTCTGCGGCAGCGCGTGAGACGCTGCAGCGACTCGGCTATACGCGCGTCGTGAATGGCGGCGCGATGACGAATGTGACGGCGAATCTTTCGTCGTAG